The Chlorocebus sabaeus isolate Y175 chromosome 9, mChlSab1.0.hap1, whole genome shotgun sequence genome includes a window with the following:
- the TMEM254 gene encoding transmembrane protein 254 isoform X2 produces the protein MGTGTAGELPANSVSGFLKRMAKSEASNAATAYFRPARPLPSLVTVLGLGYFAWVVFWPQSIPYQSLGPLGPFTQYLVDHHHTLLRNGYWLAWLIHVGESLYAIVLCKHKGITSGQAQLLWFLQTFFFGIASLTILIAYKQKRQKER, from the exons ATGGGGACGGGGACGGCTGGAGAGCTCCCGGCTAACTCTGTGTCTGGGTTTCTCAAGAGGATGGCGAAGTCGGAGGCTAGCAATGCGGCTACCGCCTATTTCCGTCCAGCCAGACCCTTGCCCTCTCTGGTCACAGTCCTGGGGCTGGGGTACTTCGCG TGGGTTGTCTTCTGGCCTCAGAGTATCCCTTATCAGAGCCTTGGGCCCCTGGGCCCCTTCACTCAGTACTTGGTGGACCACCATCACACCCTCCTGCGCAATGG ttATTGGCTTGCCTGGCTGATTCACGTGGGAGAGTCCTTGTATGCCATAGTATTGTGCAA gcatAAAGGCATCACAAGTGGTCAGGCTCAGCTACTCTGGTTCCTACAGACTTTCTTCTTTGGGATAGCATCTCTCACCATCTTGATTGCTTACAAACAGAAGCGCCAAAA AGAAAGATAA
- the TMEM254 gene encoding transmembrane protein 254 isoform X1, whose product MAPAAGAAAYFQRGSLFWFTVITLSFGYYTWVVFWPQSIPYQSLGPLGPFTQYLVDHHHTLLRNGYWLAWLIHVGESLYAIVLCNFLDDSFGYLLQSATYSFTLRVCLLGRITLLLRSLPSFRWACSTGSLLKLLMSSAFFRICMAHSKQLPYPSSGIICKCMQFLVWQCFLLSQQAGQTVFTFWNQRLNPSPNSRGLMSGSTNDSVETILWA is encoded by the exons ATGGCGCCGGCAGCCGGTGCGGCGGCCTACTTTCAGCGAGGAAGTCTGTTCTGGTTCACAGTCATCACCCTCAGCTTTGGCTACTACACA TGGGTTGTCTTCTGGCCTCAGAGTATCCCTTATCAGAGCCTTGGGCCCCTGGGCCCCTTCACTCAGTACTTGGTGGACCACCATCACACCCTCCTGCGCAATGG ttATTGGCTTGCCTGGCTGATTCACGTGGGAGAGTCCTTGTATGCCATAGTATTGTGCAA TTTCCTTGATGATTCGTTTGGATACCTCCTCCAGAGTGCCACTTACAGTTTCACCCTCAGAGTCTGTTTGCTGGGGAGAATTACCCTTTTGTTGAGATCACTTCCATCTTTCAGGTGGGCCTGTAGTACAGGGTCCCTTTTAAAACTACTTATGTCCAGTGCCTTCTTTAGGATCTGTATGGCTCACAGTAAACAACTGCCATATCCGTCCAGTGGGATAATCTGCAAGTGCATGCAGTTCTTAGTGTGGCAGTGCTTCCTTCTCTCCCAGCAAGCAGGCCAAACAGTGTTTACTTTTTGGAATCAGAGATTAAACCCTTCCCCAAATTCCAGAGGACTCATGTCAGGCTCTACAAATGATTCTGTTGAAACCATTCTCTGGGCTTGA
- the TMEM254 gene encoding transmembrane protein 254 isoform X3, protein MGTGTAGELPANSVSGFLKRMAKSEASNAATAYFRPARPLPSLVTVLGLGYFAWVVFWPQSIPYQSLGPLGPFTQYLVDHHHTLLRNGYWLAWLIHVGESLYAIVLCKHKGITSGQAQLLWFLQTFFFGIASLTILIAYKQKRQK, encoded by the exons ATGGGGACGGGGACGGCTGGAGAGCTCCCGGCTAACTCTGTGTCTGGGTTTCTCAAGAGGATGGCGAAGTCGGAGGCTAGCAATGCGGCTACCGCCTATTTCCGTCCAGCCAGACCCTTGCCCTCTCTGGTCACAGTCCTGGGGCTGGGGTACTTCGCG TGGGTTGTCTTCTGGCCTCAGAGTATCCCTTATCAGAGCCTTGGGCCCCTGGGCCCCTTCACTCAGTACTTGGTGGACCACCATCACACCCTCCTGCGCAATGG ttATTGGCTTGCCTGGCTGATTCACGTGGGAGAGTCCTTGTATGCCATAGTATTGTGCAA gcatAAAGGCATCACAAGTGGTCAGGCTCAGCTACTCTGGTTCCTACAGACTTTCTTCTTTGGGATAGCATCTCTCACCATCTTGATTGCTTACAAACAGAAGCGCCAAAAGTAA
- the TMEM254 gene encoding transmembrane protein 254 isoform X6, with translation MGTGTAGELPANSVSGFLKRMAKSEASNAATAYFRPARPLPSLVTVLGLGYFAWVVFWPQSIPYQSLGPLGPFTQYLVDHHHTLLRNGYWLAWLIHVGESLYAIVLCK, from the exons ATGGGGACGGGGACGGCTGGAGAGCTCCCGGCTAACTCTGTGTCTGGGTTTCTCAAGAGGATGGCGAAGTCGGAGGCTAGCAATGCGGCTACCGCCTATTTCCGTCCAGCCAGACCCTTGCCCTCTCTGGTCACAGTCCTGGGGCTGGGGTACTTCGCG TGGGTTGTCTTCTGGCCTCAGAGTATCCCTTATCAGAGCCTTGGGCCCCTGGGCCCCTTCACTCAGTACTTGGTGGACCACCATCACACCCTCCTGCGCAATGG ttATTGGCTTGCCTGGCTGATTCACGTGGGAGAGTCCTTGTATGCCATAGTATTGTGCAA atga
- the TMEM254 gene encoding transmembrane protein 254 isoform X5 → MAPAAGAAAYFQRGSLFWFTVITLSFGYYTWVVFWPQSIPYQSLGPLGPFTQYLVDHHHTLLRNGYWLAWLIHVGESLYAIVLCKHKGITSGQAQLLWFLQTFFFGIASLTILIAYKQKRQK, encoded by the exons ATGGCGCCGGCAGCCGGTGCGGCGGCCTACTTTCAGCGAGGAAGTCTGTTCTGGTTCACAGTCATCACCCTCAGCTTTGGCTACTACACA TGGGTTGTCTTCTGGCCTCAGAGTATCCCTTATCAGAGCCTTGGGCCCCTGGGCCCCTTCACTCAGTACTTGGTGGACCACCATCACACCCTCCTGCGCAATGG ttATTGGCTTGCCTGGCTGATTCACGTGGGAGAGTCCTTGTATGCCATAGTATTGTGCAA gcatAAAGGCATCACAAGTGGTCAGGCTCAGCTACTCTGGTTCCTACAGACTTTCTTCTTTGGGATAGCATCTCTCACCATCTTGATTGCTTACAAACAGAAGCGCCAAAAGTAA
- the TMEM254 gene encoding transmembrane protein 254 isoform X4, with product MAPAAGAAAYFQRGSLFWFTVITLSFGYYTWVVFWPQSIPYQSLGPLGPFTQYLVDHHHTLLRNGYWLAWLIHVGESLYAIVLCKHKGITSGQAQLLWFLQTFFFGIASLTILIAYKQKRQKER from the exons ATGGCGCCGGCAGCCGGTGCGGCGGCCTACTTTCAGCGAGGAAGTCTGTTCTGGTTCACAGTCATCACCCTCAGCTTTGGCTACTACACA TGGGTTGTCTTCTGGCCTCAGAGTATCCCTTATCAGAGCCTTGGGCCCCTGGGCCCCTTCACTCAGTACTTGGTGGACCACCATCACACCCTCCTGCGCAATGG ttATTGGCTTGCCTGGCTGATTCACGTGGGAGAGTCCTTGTATGCCATAGTATTGTGCAA gcatAAAGGCATCACAAGTGGTCAGGCTCAGCTACTCTGGTTCCTACAGACTTTCTTCTTTGGGATAGCATCTCTCACCATCTTGATTGCTTACAAACAGAAGCGCCAAAA AGAAAGATAA